In Temnothorax longispinosus isolate EJ_2023e chromosome 2, Tlon_JGU_v1, whole genome shotgun sequence, one DNA window encodes the following:
- the LOC139808064 gene encoding spectrin alpha chain-like encodes MTKSCAVPMCKSRNYSAKKCSLFKVPSNIEQCKKWIAAIPGIVDLKPSQFVCEKHFEEHHILKKWVKYDNDRIIAEHFDKDKSGRLNHQEFKSCLRALGYDFPMMEEGQPDPEFENILDIVDPNRDSYVSLQEYMAFMISKETENVQSSEEIENAFRAITAADRPYVTKEELYANLTKEMADYCVARMKPYVDPKSERPITAALDYIEFTRTLFQN; translated from the exons ATGACTAAATCGTGCGCGGTGCCAATGTGCAAATCGCGAAATTATTCAGCAAAGAAATGTTCGTTGTTTAAAGTGCCGTCAAATATtgaacaatgtaaaaaatggaTTGCTGCGATTCCGGGCATTGTTGATCTGAAGCCGTCGCAATTCGTTTGCGAGAAGCATTTCGAAGAACATCACATCCTCAAGAAATGGGTGAAATACGATAATGATCGGATTATCGCCGAA CACTTTGACAAGGACAAGAGTGGCCGTCTGAATCATCAAGAATTTAAATCGTGCCTGAGAGCTTTGGGCTATGACTTTCCTATGATGGAAGAAGGACAGCCCGATCCGGAATTCGAGAACATATTAG ACATCGTGGATCCTAATAGAGACAGCTATGTATCGCTGCAAGAATACATGGCGTTTATGATCAGCAAGGAAACGGAGAACGTGCAGAGCTCGGAGGAAATAGAGAACGCTTTCCGAGCAATCACTGCAGCAGATCGGCCGTACGTCACAAAGGAGGAATTATATGCT aacCTCACAAAGGAGATGGCCGATTATTGCGTTGCCCGTATGAAACCTTATGTAGATCCCAAGTCGGAACGACCGATAACAGCTGCGTTggattatatagaatttacgCGTACTCTTTTCcagaattaa
- the Csl4 gene encoding exosome complex component CSL4 yields the protein MTEQEELIVCVPGQRLCVADKSNVAGPGTYEQQGYIYSKLAGIVKLVTNDKTRTIEVRGITEQSIVPAPGDIVTAMVTVVNQRFCKCSIKCVGDIVLTRPYRGILRKEDVRAIDKEKIEMYKCYRPGDIILARVMPMTEIHTYQLSTAENELGVVIAHSDEGVAMVPISWTQIQCPKSLSKEFRKVAKVVPEHIVAEQTE from the exons atgaccGAACAGGAGGAACTTATCGTCTGTGTGCccg gCCAAAGGTTATGTGTAGCTGATAAAAGCAACGTAGCTGGACCTGGGACATACGAACAGCAGGGTTACATCTATTCGAAGCTCGCTGGGATCGTAAAATTAGTAACAAACGACAAA ACTCGTACGATTGAGGTACGTGGTATAACGGAGCAAAGCATCGTTCCTGCGCCAGGAGACATCGTGACGGCCATGGTCACTGTAGTTAATCAAAGATTTTGTAAATGTAGCATCAAGTGCGTGGGTGACATAGTACTAACGAGACCTTACAGAGGAATACTGAGGAAGGAGGATGTTCGAGCAAttgacaaagaaaaaatagagatGTACAAGTGCTATCGACCTGGAGACATCATTCTCGCAAGAGTT ATGCCAATGACAGAAATACACACTTATCAATTAAGCACTGCGGAAAATGAACTAGGAGTAGTTATAGCTCACAGCGATGAAG GTGTTGCCATGGTGCCGATCAGCTGGACACAGATACAATGCCCGAAATCTTTGAGCAAGGAATTCCGTAAAGTTGCTAAAGTTGTGCCAGAACATATCGTAGCGGAACAGACTGAGTAA